One Paenibacillus sp. FSL W8-0186 genomic window carries:
- the rpsD gene encoding 30S ribosomal protein S4 yields MARYTGPKFKLSRRLGISLSGTGKELKRPFPPGQHGPTQRRKISNYGMQLQEKQKLRHMYGLGEKQFRTLFNKAQKMSGIAGENFMFLLETRLDNLVYRLGFANSRAGARQLVSHGHVTVNGKKVDIASYSVSTGDVIGLRERSRGLSSIKEALENRTHVPAYLEFNDQALEGKFIRLPERSELSQDIDEKQIVEFYNR; encoded by the coding sequence ATGGCACGTTACACTGGTCCTAAATTTAAACTTAGCCGCCGTCTTGGCATTTCCTTGAGCGGCACTGGAAAAGAATTGAAGCGCCCATTCCCTCCGGGACAACATGGTCCAACCCAACGGAGAAAAATCAGCAACTACGGTATGCAGCTTCAAGAAAAACAAAAGCTTCGCCACATGTATGGTCTTGGCGAGAAGCAATTCCGCACTTTGTTCAACAAAGCTCAAAAAATGAGCGGTATCGCGGGTGAGAACTTCATGTTCCTCCTCGAGACTCGTTTGGACAACTTGGTGTACCGTCTGGGCTTTGCCAACTCCCGTGCAGGCGCACGTCAATTGGTATCCCACGGACACGTTACCGTTAACGGCAAAAAAGTTGACATCGCTTCTTACTCCGTAAGCACTGGCGACGTAATCGGTCTTCGCGAAAGAAGCCGCGGTCTTTCTTCCATTAAGGAAGCCCTGGAGAACCGCACTCACGTTCCTGCTTACCTTGAGTTCAACGACCAAGCGCTGGAAGGCAAATTCATCCGTTTGCCAGAGCGTTCCGAGTTGTCCCAAGACATTGACGAGAAGCAAATCGTCGAGTTCTACAACCGTTAA
- a CDS encoding transglycosylase domain-containing protein, whose protein sequence is MARDNDTSSNKKQQKNKAKAPKRSKWRWVWMTLGWLTLFGFAAVLFAGGAVFGYVTSIVKDDPVRSRADIEAKINHNEMTGFAYFRDGSGIGQLRSEEDRRPVSYEEIPASVIDAVIAIEDNNFYRHIGVDFNGTMRAVKQRLLKEDVQTGGSTLTQQLARRVFLSLDKTANRKVKEIFLAVRLERFLSKPEIITAYLNKVPFGNGSNGYQVYGIKAAAKGIFNVTNLNELNIAQTAYLAGLPQLPSAYSAFNGKGEFNEEAFARAIKRQQLVLSRMLEENKITREQYDEALAFDIKGSLAAQTKKAYETYPYLMLETERQGALVIAMMNNPEMTKEELLGNPQLLEEARQQLLTGGYRVYTTIDKQVYNAMHKVSENADNFSPYSEKKGLEQVAAIMLDNRSGAILGMIEGRDFYTEQMNYATQMKRQPGSTMKPIAAYLPAMELGLIQPASIIDDSPIILRDYSKGYHIPVNSSGGYKGLVTARTALNESRNVPALKVFNQTVGIEQAWEFTKKLGITTLVEDDYGAQTGVLGGLKYGVTVEELTNAYSTIANGGEFTDAYMIEKITDFKGNVVYKHQVESEPVFSKQTAYLMTDMLRTVITDGTARSLKSDFKSYGKIPIVGKTGSTQNYADVWFMGYTPDVSLGVWIGYKEPVNTLSNAGKSRARSIWAKVMNEVTDSKPELFQTKQFEKPDGIVTKTVSGYSGKLPTALTQQAGKVVTDIFNAKYVPTEPDDVLVRTKYITYEGVNYIPHDTTPSDMVLEKVVMKREKPIKELVDELQKAFSGMKGGHRPLSFYMPKDAGEDAPTKPDPREDDGKDPSPPSDVHLTAAGGAAKISFAKNPENDVVGYRLYRSEGGAVFKGTGKVVLTGQDTLFTDSGSGGNYAYYITAVDVAGRESAPSAIVSFDSWSGIPNPDGSDQESLPDIDLDNLAPPNAPGQVGAQINDQEITVSWAANASEEHITKYQIYLSDTADGVYSRLGSTPATHFSFKTDAPSGWVRVTAINGLGESSPSSSVQFKK, encoded by the coding sequence ATGGCTCGCGATAACGATACAAGCTCCAACAAAAAGCAACAGAAGAACAAGGCAAAAGCGCCAAAACGCTCAAAATGGCGCTGGGTCTGGATGACGCTGGGCTGGCTGACCCTGTTCGGATTCGCTGCCGTTCTCTTTGCCGGAGGCGCCGTATTCGGGTACGTCACCTCGATCGTGAAGGATGACCCCGTGCGGTCCCGTGCCGATATAGAAGCGAAAATCAATCATAACGAGATGACAGGCTTCGCCTATTTCCGCGACGGCTCAGGCATTGGCCAGCTTCGTTCGGAAGAAGACCGGCGGCCGGTCAGTTATGAAGAAATTCCTGCTTCCGTCATAGATGCGGTAATCGCTATCGAGGACAACAACTTCTACCGCCATATCGGCGTTGATTTCAATGGAACAATGCGTGCGGTCAAACAACGGCTCCTGAAGGAGGATGTACAGACCGGGGGCAGCACACTGACTCAGCAGCTGGCCAGACGCGTGTTCCTGAGCCTCGACAAAACCGCTAACCGAAAGGTGAAGGAAATTTTTCTTGCTGTACGTCTGGAACGCTTTCTCTCCAAACCTGAAATCATTACAGCTTATTTGAATAAAGTTCCTTTTGGCAATGGCTCAAACGGATATCAGGTCTACGGCATCAAAGCTGCCGCCAAGGGGATATTCAACGTCACCAACCTAAACGAGCTCAACATTGCCCAGACGGCTTATCTGGCGGGGCTGCCTCAGCTTCCTTCCGCCTATTCCGCCTTTAACGGCAAGGGTGAGTTCAACGAAGAAGCATTTGCCCGCGCCATCAAGCGGCAGCAGCTCGTGCTGTCCCGCATGCTGGAAGAAAACAAGATTACCAGAGAACAGTATGACGAGGCTTTAGCCTTTGACATTAAAGGCTCTCTGGCAGCACAAACAAAAAAAGCTTACGAGACCTATCCTTATTTAATGCTGGAAACCGAGCGGCAGGGCGCTCTCGTCATCGCCATGATGAATAATCCGGAGATGACCAAAGAGGAGCTGCTGGGCAATCCGCAGCTGCTCGAAGAAGCGCGGCAGCAGCTTCTGACGGGAGGCTACCGGGTATACACGACCATCGATAAGCAAGTGTACAATGCCATGCATAAGGTGTCGGAGAACGCTGACAATTTCAGCCCTTACAGCGAGAAGAAAGGGCTTGAGCAGGTCGCTGCCATCATGCTCGACAACCGTTCTGGAGCCATTCTCGGCATGATTGAAGGCCGGGACTTCTATACGGAGCAAATGAACTATGCTACACAAATGAAAAGGCAGCCCGGCTCCACAATGAAGCCGATCGCCGCCTATCTGCCGGCAATGGAACTCGGTCTGATCCAGCCGGCCAGCATCATCGATGATTCGCCGATTATTTTGCGGGATTACTCCAAGGGCTATCATATTCCGGTAAATTCAAGCGGCGGCTACAAAGGTTTGGTTACAGCAAGAACGGCGCTGAATGAATCGCGAAACGTACCGGCGCTGAAGGTGTTTAATCAAACTGTAGGCATCGAGCAGGCCTGGGAATTCACCAAGAAGCTCGGCATTACCACATTGGTTGAGGATGACTACGGGGCGCAGACCGGCGTCCTTGGCGGCCTTAAATACGGTGTCACTGTTGAGGAGCTTACGAACGCGTATAGCACAATCGCCAATGGCGGAGAATTCACCGATGCCTACATGATCGAGAAAATCACCGATTTTAAAGGCAATGTCGTCTATAAGCATCAGGTAGAGTCTGAACCAGTCTTTTCCAAACAGACCGCCTATTTGATGACGGATATGCTTCGCACGGTCATTACCGACGGAACAGCCAGATCGCTCAAAAGTGACTTCAAAAGCTATGGAAAAATTCCGATAGTCGGTAAAACGGGCTCTACGCAAAATTATGCGGACGTATGGTTTATGGGATATACTCCCGACGTGTCGCTAGGCGTCTGGATCGGTTATAAAGAACCGGTTAATACGCTGTCTAACGCAGGCAAGTCGAGAGCTCGCTCCATCTGGGCCAAAGTAATGAATGAAGTGACCGACAGCAAACCGGAGCTGTTTCAAACGAAACAATTTGAGAAGCCGGACGGCATCGTAACCAAAACCGTCTCAGGCTATAGCGGCAAGCTGCCGACTGCCCTTACACAGCAGGCCGGAAAAGTGGTCACGGACATATTTAACGCGAAATACGTCCCTACCGAGCCCGATGACGTGCTGGTTCGGACGAAATATATCACGTATGAAGGCGTGAACTATATTCCGCATGACACGACCCCTTCCGACATGGTACTGGAGAAAGTCGTCATGAAGCGCGAGAAGCCGATTAAGGAGCTTGTCGACGAGCTTCAGAAGGCCTTTTCCGGTATGAAAGGCGGTCATAGACCGCTTAGCTTCTATATGCCGAAGGATGCTGGCGAAGACGCTCCAACCAAGCCGGATCCAAGGGAAGACGATGGCAAAGATCCATCACCGCCAAGTGATGTCCATCTGACTGCGGCAGGCGGCGCGGCCAAAATATCTTTTGCCAAAAATCCAGAAAATGACGTCGTCGGCTATCGCCTGTACCGGTCGGAAGGCGGAGCTGTCTTCAAGGGCACAGGGAAGGTCGTGCTGACGGGTCAAGACACCCTGTTCACAGACTCGGGCTCCGGAGGCAATTACGCCTACTACATCACAGCGGTAGACGTTGCTGGAAGAGAATCCGCGCCAAGCGCGATCGTTAGCTTCGATAGCTGGAGTGGCATTCCCAATCCGGATGGCTCGGATCAGGAATCATTGCCGGATATTGATTTGGATAATTTAGCCCCGCCTAACGCACCAGGGCAAGTCGGAGCGCAGATCAACGATCAGGAAATTACGGTATCCTGGGCAGCGAATGCGTCCGAGGAACATATTACGAAATACCAGATCTATTTATCGGATACCGCAGATGGCGTCTATTCCAGACTAGGCTCGACCCCAGCCACGCATTTTTCGTTTAAAACGGATGCGCCAAGCGGTTGGGTCAGGGTCACGGCCATCAATGGGCTGGGAGAATCCTCACCTTCTAGTTCAGTGCAGTTCAAGAAATAA
- a CDS encoding HAMP domain-containing sensor histidine kinase, whose protein sequence is MFIRQWLTVGVITAICIVMMFLWIAEKMMELDLKRNFSRVALESIMDAYSVREDGSPHISPRLLKQVEDNGGWLQVLNEDGEATSAYFTPPDVPEKYKPGELIDYFNRQQPFPYRLYILIRPIEGEMVTLLYGVKEPLDTAASVLAEGGTGYEHLIREAGQAEPASGFNGWPEEIRYSLEEYEAGIQLLSAEGKELLSYRLPSGVPHQYSPQELVLRWQYPERYGMRIEMRTEKDSGRIWLIHAPYDAVPGICLTPFGPTVNSESQLMMYGFGSLVLILLLACGGLALWQGNRFGLPMLHVMRWLEQLAQRHYKEPNDRHGRPSSKRRSGRLKHRYKAYAEVVYSVEELSQQLEQHEFEREQNERMREEWIAGLSHDLKTPLSSIYGYAQLLRSGQYEWDREEVTDFAAIMVEKAEYMDGLIQDLNLLYRLKHASDALHLEYRNVNEVAGEAVARIAEDPAWSPYESEWISSPEDIYYPVDPLAFRRMMDNIMVNAMLHNPPGTKLIIQLQKGPGSGFTLHFEDNGNGMDEATLNSLFQRYYRGTPTDRITSGSGLGMAIAKEIAEAHGGTVEVRSAVGRGTLITVSFSGNKRGHPADLSTI, encoded by the coding sequence ATGTTTATCAGACAGTGGTTGACTGTCGGGGTTATTACGGCAATTTGCATTGTGATGATGTTTCTATGGATCGCAGAAAAAATGATGGAACTGGATTTAAAGCGCAATTTCTCCCGTGTGGCGCTGGAATCCATTATGGACGCTTATTCGGTCCGCGAGGACGGCTCTCCGCACATTTCGCCCAGGCTGCTGAAGCAGGTAGAAGATAATGGCGGCTGGCTTCAAGTGCTAAATGAGGATGGGGAGGCAACGAGCGCCTATTTTACACCCCCGGATGTTCCCGAGAAATATAAGCCTGGTGAGCTGATCGACTATTTTAACCGTCAGCAGCCATTTCCTTACCGGCTCTATATATTGATTCGTCCGATTGAAGGAGAAATGGTTACGCTTCTGTATGGCGTCAAGGAGCCGCTGGACACGGCGGCGTCTGTACTAGCCGAGGGAGGTACGGGATATGAACATTTAATCAGGGAGGCAGGGCAAGCTGAGCCAGCCTCTGGATTCAACGGATGGCCCGAGGAGATTAGATACTCCCTGGAGGAATATGAGGCCGGCATACAGCTGCTGAGTGCTGAGGGAAAAGAGCTATTGTCGTATCGTCTGCCTTCAGGCGTCCCGCATCAATATTCTCCGCAGGAGCTCGTGTTAAGATGGCAATACCCGGAACGCTATGGCATGCGCATAGAAATGAGAACGGAGAAGGACAGCGGAAGGATATGGCTGATTCATGCTCCATATGATGCTGTTCCTGGCATCTGCTTAACGCCGTTTGGCCCTACTGTCAATAGTGAGAGTCAGCTCATGATGTACGGGTTCGGCAGTCTCGTGCTGATCCTATTACTTGCTTGCGGCGGATTGGCATTGTGGCAGGGGAATAGATTCGGGCTGCCAATGCTTCATGTAATGCGATGGCTGGAGCAACTGGCGCAGCGGCATTACAAGGAGCCAAACGACCGGCATGGCAGACCGAGCAGCAAACGGCGTTCCGGCCGCCTGAAGCACAGGTATAAAGCGTATGCAGAAGTCGTTTATTCTGTTGAGGAATTGTCTCAGCAGCTGGAGCAGCATGAGTTTGAACGGGAGCAAAATGAGCGCATGCGGGAAGAATGGATTGCAGGCCTGTCCCATGACCTGAAGACGCCGCTTTCCTCCATATACGGTTATGCCCAACTGCTGCGATCCGGGCAGTACGAGTGGGACAGAGAGGAAGTTACGGACTTTGCGGCAATCATGGTGGAAAAGGCAGAATATATGGATGGCCTGATTCAGGATTTAAATTTGCTTTATCGCCTCAAGCATGCCTCTGATGCGCTGCATCTGGAATACCGCAATGTGAACGAAGTGGCGGGGGAAGCCGTTGCGCGCATTGCGGAGGATCCAGCCTGGTCGCCGTATGAAAGCGAATGGATTTCTTCCCCTGAGGATATTTATTATCCTGTTGATCCTCTTGCATTTCGCCGAATGATGGATAATATTATGGTCAATGCCATGCTGCATAACCCGCCAGGGACGAAATTAATAATTCAGTTGCAGAAAGGCCCGGGATCCGGCTTCACCCTGCATTTCGAAGATAACGGTAACGGCATGGATGAGGCTACCTTAAACAGTTTGTTTCAACGGTATTATCGGGGAACGCCCACGGATCGCATAACGTCAGGCAGTGGGCTAGGCATGGCGATAGCTAAAGAAATCGCCGAAGCGCATGGGGGAACGGTTGAGGTGCGAAGTGCGGTGGGGCGGGGAACATTAATTACGGTAAGCTTCAGCGGAAATAAGAGGGGACACCCGGCAGATCTAAGTACGATCTAG
- a CDS encoding response regulator transcription factor, with protein sequence MSQPQILLVDDEKAILKLLQTVLAKEGYTEVDSVESAEEAIEACRSKSYDLIILDVMLPGKSGFEAAPFIREWTAAPILFLTARSTDLDKLTGFAIGGDDYIIKPFNPLEVIARLKVHLRRTTGSGSPGSLPAKRAGIQEIYDFGYFVVDGTAKELTVNGSAVDCPAQVFQLLLFLCRHPNRVFSKDELYERVWGESAFRDDNTVMVHIHRIRERIERNPAKPEFLLTVRGLGYKLVHRGAEP encoded by the coding sequence ATGAGCCAGCCCCAAATCCTGCTGGTGGATGACGAGAAGGCAATTCTTAAATTGCTGCAGACGGTATTGGCCAAGGAAGGCTATACCGAAGTAGACTCCGTCGAGAGCGCAGAGGAGGCCATAGAGGCCTGCCGCTCCAAATCATACGATCTTATTATCTTAGACGTGATGCTGCCGGGTAAGAGCGGCTTCGAGGCAGCCCCATTCATTCGCGAATGGACAGCTGCGCCGATCCTGTTCTTGACGGCCCGTTCGACAGATTTGGACAAGCTGACTGGCTTCGCGATAGGAGGGGATGATTATATCATTAAGCCGTTCAATCCTCTAGAGGTCATCGCTCGACTGAAGGTTCATCTTAGAAGGACCACTGGATCCGGATCGCCAGGATCTCTGCCTGCAAAGAGGGCGGGAATTCAAGAAATATATGATTTTGGCTACTTCGTCGTGGATGGGACCGCCAAGGAGCTTACGGTAAACGGTAGTGCTGTTGACTGCCCGGCCCAAGTTTTTCAGCTGCTTTTATTTTTATGCCGCCATCCTAATCGTGTATTTTCAAAAGACGAGCTTTATGAACGGGTTTGGGGCGAATCTGCGTTCAGGGATGACAACACAGTTATGGTACATATTCACCGTATACGAGAGCGAATTGAGCGGAATCCCGCCAAACCAGAATTTTTGCTGACTGTGCGGGGACTGGGCTATAAGCTGGTTCACAGAGGAGCAGAACCGTGA
- a CDS encoding M23 family metallopeptidase: MESIDLLPQALQNEHYKQVYNTLSPDFQSQVTMQQIKELSQSFFGANDTFVMQSKIAVNGMTDYVWIDPSSSKGISAVTDQNGVIWGLQIVNLSSYPATDNDYTKQEYSLPFTGEWLTFWGGSNVLFNYHYAYETQRYAYDFIVVEEGGSYEGDPAENESFHAFGREVLAPADGIIMEVVNDVEDNAPVGTMNEQQAAGNYIIINHQGEYSILAHFKQGSISVQEGQKVKRGQTLGLAGNSGNSSEAHIHFQVSDQPSLGKGKSIRIKFKNDLDPIKGQFVEG; encoded by the coding sequence TTGGAAAGTATCGATCTGCTCCCCCAGGCTTTGCAGAACGAACATTATAAGCAGGTGTACAACACGCTTAGCCCCGATTTTCAAAGCCAAGTAACTATGCAGCAAATCAAAGAGCTGTCGCAATCTTTCTTTGGGGCTAATGATACGTTTGTGATGCAATCAAAGATAGCAGTCAACGGCATGACGGACTATGTATGGATCGATCCTTCCTCCAGCAAAGGAATTTCCGCTGTAACAGACCAGAACGGAGTCATATGGGGGCTGCAAATTGTAAATCTGTCCTCTTATCCCGCAACGGATAATGATTACACCAAGCAAGAATACAGTTTACCGTTTACAGGGGAATGGCTAACCTTCTGGGGCGGCAGCAACGTGCTCTTCAATTATCACTACGCTTACGAGACCCAGCGCTATGCTTACGATTTCATCGTCGTTGAGGAAGGCGGCAGCTATGAAGGGGACCCGGCGGAAAATGAAAGCTTCCATGCTTTCGGACGGGAGGTGCTGGCTCCAGCGGACGGCATCATCATGGAGGTCGTGAACGATGTGGAGGATAATGCCCCTGTCGGCACCATGAACGAGCAGCAGGCCGCCGGTAACTACATTATCATCAATCATCAAGGAGAGTACAGTATTTTGGCGCATTTCAAACAAGGATCGATCAGCGTGCAGGAGGGGCAAAAGGTCAAACGAGGCCAGACGCTTGGACTTGCCGGCAATTCCGGAAATTCCAGCGAAGCGCATATTCATTTCCAGGTGTCCGATCAACCAAGTCTGGGGAAGGGCAAATCGATTCGCATAAAATTTAAAAACGATCTTGACCCCATCAAGGGGCAATTCGTTGAAGGCTGA
- the acsA gene encoding acetate--CoA ligase → MSQLQGEIISEVAPSSNLGNYEEAYAKFDWAEVEKQFSWYDTGRVNMAYEAIDRHVDAGKGSRTALLFSDSNRNESYTYEELSTLSNKFANVLRSYGIGKGDRVFVFMPRSPELYISVLGTLKVGAVVGPLFEAFMETAVKDRLEDSGAVAIVTTPALLHRVKRNELPELKHVFLVGEDLPQEAGLIDLLAELEKAAPETEIQWVDREDGMILHYTSGSTGKPKGVYHVHNAMIQHYHTGRVVLDLKEGDIYWCTADPGWVTGTSYGIFAPWLLGVTNVVRGGRFSPGDWYDTIQQNKVTVWYSAPTAFRMLMGAGEDIIGQYDLSSLRHVLSVGEPLNPEVVRWGHRVYGLRIHDTWWMTETGGQLICNYPSMPLKPGSMGKPVPGIGAAIIDDNGKILPPNRMGNLAIRTPWPAMMRLIWNNAPKYEEYFRVPGWYISGDTAYMDEDGYFWFQGRIDDVINSSGERIGPFEVESKLLEHPAVAEAGVIGKPDPTRGEIIKAFISLLDGYEPSEELKADIARFVKEGLSAHAAPREIEFKDKLPKTRSGKIMRRVLKAWELNLPTGDLSTIED, encoded by the coding sequence ATGAGTCAGCTGCAAGGTGAGATTATTTCGGAGGTAGCCCCCTCGTCCAATTTGGGGAACTATGAGGAGGCTTACGCCAAATTCGATTGGGCCGAAGTGGAGAAGCAATTCTCCTGGTATGATACGGGCCGCGTCAATATGGCTTATGAAGCGATCGACCGCCACGTGGATGCGGGAAAAGGCAGCCGTACGGCTCTGCTGTTCAGTGATTCGAACAGGAATGAATCCTATACGTATGAAGAACTGAGTACGCTGTCCAACAAATTTGCGAATGTACTGCGCAGCTATGGCATTGGTAAGGGCGACCGCGTTTTCGTCTTTATGCCGAGAAGCCCTGAGCTGTATATCTCCGTACTCGGTACACTCAAGGTAGGTGCGGTCGTAGGGCCGCTCTTCGAAGCTTTTATGGAAACGGCGGTCAAGGACCGGCTGGAGGACAGCGGCGCGGTAGCCATCGTCACGACGCCTGCGCTGCTGCATCGCGTCAAGCGGAACGAGCTGCCCGAGCTGAAGCATGTGTTCCTGGTCGGCGAGGATCTTCCGCAGGAAGCGGGGCTGATCGACCTGCTGGCCGAGCTGGAGAAGGCCGCACCGGAGACCGAAATCCAATGGGTCGACCGCGAGGACGGGATGATCCTGCACTATACATCGGGCTCTACGGGAAAACCTAAGGGTGTATACCACGTTCATAACGCGATGATTCAGCATTATCATACAGGCAGGGTTGTTCTGGATCTGAAGGAAGGCGATATTTACTGGTGTACGGCCGATCCGGGCTGGGTGACGGGGACCTCCTACGGGATATTCGCACCTTGGCTGCTTGGGGTTACGAATGTTGTGCGCGGAGGACGCTTCAGTCCCGGTGACTGGTATGATACGATTCAGCAGAACAAAGTAACAGTCTGGTACAGTGCGCCGACGGCATTCCGGATGTTGATGGGAGCAGGGGAAGACATCATCGGCCAATACGATCTGTCTTCGCTGAGACATGTCCTATCCGTCGGCGAGCCGCTGAATCCTGAGGTCGTACGCTGGGGACACAGAGTATACGGGCTGCGCATTCATGATACATGGTGGATGACGGAAACCGGCGGACAACTGATCTGCAACTACCCATCGATGCCGCTGAAGCCGGGCTCCATGGGCAAGCCGGTTCCGGGCATCGGAGCCGCGATTATCGACGATAACGGCAAGATTCTGCCGCCTAACCGGATGGGAAATCTGGCCATCCGTACACCTTGGCCGGCCATGATGCGGTTAATCTGGAACAACGCTCCAAAATATGAGGAGTATTTCCGGGTTCCGGGGTGGTACATTTCCGGCGACACGGCTTATATGGACGAAGACGGTTATTTCTGGTTCCAGGGCCGGATTGACGACGTCATCAATTCCTCCGGGGAGCGAATCGGCCCATTTGAGGTGGAGAGCAAGCTGCTAGAGCATCCGGCCGTTGCGGAAGCGGGCGTAATCGGCAAGCCTGACCCGACGCGGGGAGAAATCATCAAAGCGTTCATTTCGCTGCTGGATGGATATGAGCCTTCAGAGGAGCTGAAGGCAGACATCGCCCGCTTCGTGAAGGAAGGGTTGTCGGCTCATGCGGCACCACGCGAAATCGAGTTCAAGGATAAGCTGCCGAAGACGCGCTCCGGTAAAATCATGCGCCGCGTGCTCAAGGCCTGGGAGCTGAATCTTCCAACCGGGGATCTGTCGACAATAGAGGATTGA
- a CDS encoding GNAT family N-acetyltransferase has translation MEHRKTHIRHTVSSGGREIVIEGPVSPELLQHFQMHEELDAFRRPKDQHEALIEIAGLPEGRIIIAREQDTIVGYVTFHYPDEMERWSQGNMPDLIELGAIEVANDYRSLGLGSKMIRTAFEQEQMERYIVFTTEYYWHWDLKSSGLSVWDYRKMMERLMKTVDMVWYATDDPEICSHPANCLMVRIGKDVPLESEEQFDRIRFQQRFMY, from the coding sequence ATGGAACATCGGAAAACGCATATCCGCCATACCGTATCTAGTGGAGGCCGCGAAATCGTCATTGAGGGCCCGGTTTCGCCGGAGCTCCTGCAGCACTTTCAAATGCATGAGGAGCTCGATGCTTTTCGCAGACCCAAGGACCAGCATGAGGCGTTGATCGAAATCGCGGGACTCCCGGAAGGACGCATTATCATCGCAAGGGAGCAGGACACAATCGTCGGTTACGTCACGTTTCATTATCCGGATGAAATGGAACGCTGGTCTCAGGGAAATATGCCCGATCTCATTGAACTGGGGGCGATTGAGGTAGCCAACGACTACCGCTCGCTAGGACTCGGCTCGAAAATGATCCGGACAGCATTCGAGCAGGAACAGATGGAGCGCTACATCGTATTTACGACGGAATATTACTGGCATTGGGATTTGAAAAGCAGCGGACTTAGCGTATGGGACTACCGGAAAATGATGGAGCGGCTCATGAAAACGGTCGATATGGTCTGGTACGCTACCGATGACCCGGAAATTTGCTCCCATCCGGCAAACTGCCTGATGGTCCGCATCGGAAAAGATGTCCCGCTGGAATCTGAAGAGCAATTTGACCGCATTCGCTTTCAGCAGCGGTTCATGTATTAA
- a CDS encoding acetoin utilization protein AcuC, giving the protein MTGSALLIHHDKAMNYHFHDSHPFHPLRLRLTLDLLAEAGALAPTAMLTSRPATEEELLQVHQPAYIEAVKALSTNPGPDWLERAGQYGLDDDDTPFFPGMHEAAAYVAGGSITACEEVMSGRCDHALHLGGGLHHALSAKAAGFCVYNDVSVAIAYVRQRYKARVLYIDTDVHHGDGVQWSFYSDPEVCTYSIHETGKYLFPGTGFVQEKGEHQGYGACVNIPLQPYTEDASWMECFEQSIRRLTEYFKPDLIISQHGCDAHALDPLSHMQCSMAIYNEMPAIIHSLAHTYCSGRWVAVGGGGYDIWRVVPRAWSLLWLEMTDHPLKRSLKQHPRTRLPQTWIERWQEQSSVSLPAEWLDDLTHWEGIPRRAEITAKNRESLAVALQDFPEI; this is encoded by the coding sequence ATGACTGGAAGCGCTTTATTGATTCATCACGATAAAGCCATGAATTATCATTTTCACGACAGCCATCCTTTTCATCCCCTCCGGCTTAGATTAACGCTCGATCTTCTTGCCGAAGCGGGTGCGCTAGCCCCTACAGCGATGCTGACGTCGCGGCCGGCCACAGAAGAAGAGCTGCTGCAGGTTCACCAGCCGGCTTATATAGAGGCTGTAAAAGCGCTAAGCACAAATCCAGGTCCTGATTGGCTGGAGCGGGCAGGGCAGTACGGGCTGGACGACGACGATACGCCCTTCTTCCCAGGCATGCATGAGGCTGCTGCCTATGTTGCCGGCGGCTCAATTACGGCCTGCGAGGAGGTTATGTCCGGACGCTGCGATCACGCCCTGCATTTGGGCGGCGGCCTGCATCACGCCCTCTCTGCCAAAGCAGCGGGCTTCTGCGTCTACAATGACGTCTCCGTGGCTATCGCCTATGTCCGGCAGCGCTACAAGGCACGTGTGCTTTATATCGATACGGACGTGCACCATGGTGACGGGGTACAGTGGAGCTTCTATTCCGATCCCGAAGTATGCACCTATTCCATCCACGAGACCGGGAAGTATTTATTCCCGGGCACTGGCTTCGTGCAAGAGAAGGGCGAGCACCAGGGCTATGGAGCCTGCGTCAACATTCCACTTCAGCCTTATACGGAGGACGCTTCCTGGATGGAATGCTTCGAGCAGTCGATCCGCCGCTTGACGGAATATTTCAAACCGGATCTTATCATCAGCCAGCATGGCTGCGATGCGCATGCGCTCGACCCGCTCTCCCATATGCAGTGCAGCATGGCCATCTATAACGAAATGCCCGCGATCATACACAGTCTGGCCCATACGTACTGCAGCGGGCGCTGGGTTGCCGTAGGCGGCGGCGGATATGACATCTGGCGCGTCGTTCCCCGGGCATGGAGCCTGCTGTGGCTGGAGATGACGGATCATCCGCTAAAGCGCTCCCTGAAGCAGCATCCCCGTACCCGGCTTCCCCAAACGTGGATTGAGCGTTGGCAGGAACAGAGCTCGGTAAGCCTTCCAGCCGAATGGCTCGATGATTTGACCCATTGGGAAGGGATTCCCCGCAGGGCCGAAATCACGGCAAAAAACCGCGAGAGCCTCGCGGTTGCGCTGCAGGATTTCCCTGAAATCTAA